The following are from one region of the Mangifera indica cultivar Alphonso chromosome 14, CATAS_Mindica_2.1, whole genome shotgun sequence genome:
- the LOC123196910 gene encoding xyloglucan endotransglucosylase/hydrolase protein 9-like codes for MVKMSLILSFFVGFVLLGFVSSRNFEELYQPGWAFDHFTQEGDILKLKLDNYSGAGFASKSKYMFGKVSMQIKLVEGDSAGTVTAFYMSSDGPNHNEFDFEFLGNTTGEPYLVQTNVYVNGVGNREQRLDLWFDPTKDFHTYSLLWNQRQVVFMVDETPIRVHSNLEHKGIPFPKDQPMGVYSSIWNADDWATQGGRVKTDWSHAPFIASYTGFEIDACECPVSVAAADNVKKCSSSGEKRYWWDEPTMSELSLHQNHQLLWVRANHLLYDYCTDAARFPVTPTECVHHRH; via the exons ATGGTTAAAATGTCTCTGATTCTGAGTTTCTTTGTGGGTTTTGTTTTGCTTGGTTTCGTTAGCTCAAGAAACTTTGAAGAGCTATATCAGCCAGGCTGGGCTTTTGATCATTTTACTCAAGAAGGGGACAttctcaagctcaagcttgataACTATTCTG GTGCCGGATTTGCATCCAAGAGCAAATATATGTTTGGGAAAGTCTCAATGCAAATTAAACTGGTTGAGGGTGACTCTGCTGGAACTGTTACTGCTTTCTAT ATGTCATCAGACGGTCCAAATCACAACGAGTTTGACTTTGAGTTCCTGGGGAACACCACAGGCGAACCTTACCTGGTTCAAACCAATGTGTATGTGAATGGCGTAGGTAATAGGGAGCAGAGGCTGGACCTCTGGTTCGACCCCACCAAGGACTTTCACACTTATTCCCTCCTATGGAACCAACGCCAAGTTGT ATTTATGGTGGATGAGACCCCAATTAGAGTGCACAGCAACTTGGAACACAAAGGGATTCCCTTTCCCAAGGATCAACCGATGGGCGTGTACAGTTCAATATGGAATGCGGATGACTGGGCTACACAAGGTGGGCGGGTGAAAACTGACTGGAGCCATGCTCCATTCATAGCCTCATACACTGGGTTTGAAATTGATGCGTGCGAATGCCCAGTATCAGTGGCAGCAGCTGATAATGTAAAGAAATGTAGCAGCAGTGGTGAGAAAAGGTACTGGTGGGATGAGCCAACAATGTCTGAGTTGAGTTTGCACCAAAATCACCAGCTCTTGTGGGTTAGAGCCAATCACCTCCTCTATGACTACTGCACCGACGCCGCCAGGTTCCCTGTCACTCCCACTGAGTGTGTGCATCACCGCCACTAG
- the LOC123196976 gene encoding fasciclin-like arabinogalactan protein 21, translating to MSPSCSEWLQAPIYFTVSAVLAFMAISTAVHHTDDATPLTNPTTYRLSLNASRALRTSGFNIIATLLQVSPEIFLSSPNSTIFAIKDSAISNTSHPPWLFKDLLQYHTSPLKLSMNDLLEKPQGSCLPTLLDRQKIAITKIGAKKRLLEINNVPLSHPDMILEGPLSIHGVLQPFSYLNAQDSLQSSNYIQSPICDSNSRLVSDSKISFEWNPIIRLLSANGFVSFAIGLHSVLDGILEDHMNLNSTTIFAPLEFSFVTSPSPLLDRIVRFHILPQRFTFKELASLPEKTLLRTLVTHQDLEITGGVNSTQGLCVNREQIIAPDIFSSKKFVIHGISQALGDGRAS from the coding sequence ATGTCGCCTTCTTGCTCAGAATGGTTGCAGGCACCAATTTACTTCACCGTCTCAGCAGTCCTGGCCTTCATGGCAATCTCAACAGCAGTCCATCACACCGACGATGCAACCCCACTAACTAATCCCACCACCTACCGCCTCTCTTTGAACGCCTCTAGAGCTCTTAGAACATCAGGCTTCAACATCATCGCCACTCTTCTCCAGGTTTCGCCTGAAATCTTCCTGTCTTCTCCGAACTCAACAATCTTTGCCATCAAAGATTCTGCCATCTCCAACACCTCTCACCCTCCCTGGCTCTTTAAAGATCTTCTTCAGTACCACACCTCTCCTCTCAAACTTTCCATGAATGACCTGCTTGAGAAGCCTCAAGGTAGTTGCTTGCCTACCCTTCTTGATAGACAGAAGATTGCCATAACCAAGATTGGTGCAAAGAAAAGACTTCTAGAGATTAATAACGTCCCACTGTCACATCCTGATATGATTCTTGAAGGACCCTTGTCAATTCATGGAGTTCTCCAGCCATTTTCTTATCTTAATGCTCAAGATTCTCTCCAAAGTTCGAATTACATTCAATCACCGATATGTGATTCCAATTCTAGACTGGTTTCTGATTCCAAGATTAGTTTCGAATGGAACCCAATTATCCGTTTGCTAAGCGCAAATGGTTTTGTTTCATTTGCAATTGGATTGCATTCTGTTCTTGATGGGATTCTCGAAGATCACATGAACCTAAATTCGACAACAATCTTTGCTCCGCTAGAGTTCTCTTTTGTAACATCTCCTTCTCCATTGCTAGATAGAATTGTGAGATTTCATATACTCCCCCAAAGATTTACTTTCAAAGAACTTGCTTCTTTGCCTGAGAAAACATTATTGAGAACTTTGGTTACCCATCAAGATCTTGAAATCACTGGAGGGGTCAACTCTACCCAAGGATTATGTGTCAATAGAGAGCAAATCATTGCACCTGACATCTTTTCGTCCAAAAAGTTTGTGATTCATGGAATTTCTCAAGCTTTAGGAGATGGCAGGGCTTCCTAA
- the LOC123196585 gene encoding uncharacterized protein LOC123196585: MEKHIEDILRKISFGAITVATITLVMMILRTPETCIVEKKPMVKFPKSSCDSSHRQHLPLEKKNQRLWSSKSWNQQVRAHMLHFQQLQRLNLLFNHSKVLCVSAGAGHEVMALNRLGVADVTGVELMDSLPLVSRADPHNLPFFDEVFDLAFTAHLTEALFPSRFASEMERTVKNDGLCVVLVEQCGVQELKEIVGLFRKSRLIDAVNITFIGSNVTRILMRTTRVSA, encoded by the coding sequence atggagaAACACATCGAGGATATCTTAAGAAAAATCTCATTCGGAGCAATAACTGTTGCAACAATTACTCTAGTAATGATGATCCTCCGAACCCCTGAAACTTGCATCGTCGAGAAGAAACCCATGGTCAAATTCCCCAAATCATCTTGCGACTCATCGCACCGTCAACACCTCCCACTCGAAAAAAAGAACCAACGTCTCTGGTCCTCCAAGTCATGGAACCAACAAGTACGCGCCCACATGCTACACTTTCAACAACTCCAACGCCTCAACCTTCTCTTTAACCACTCCAAAGTCCTCTGCGTTTCTGCCGGTGCTGGCCACGAGGTCATGGCTTTGAACAGACTCGGAGTGGCTGATGTCACTGGTGTCGAGCTGATGGATTCGTTGCCTTTAGTCAGCAGGGCCGACCCGCATAATTTGCCTTTTTTTGATGAGGTGTTTGACTTGGCGTTCACGGCGCATTTGACAGAGGCGTTGTTTCCATCACGGTTTGCTAGCGAGATGGAGAGGACGGTTAAGAATGATGGGTTGTGTGTGGTTCTTGTGGAGCAATGCGGGGTTCAAGAGCTGAAGGAGATCGTGGGTTTGTTTAGAAAGTCGAGGTTAATTGATGCAGTTAATATTACGTTTATTGGGTCTAATGTAACTCGGATTTTAATGAGAACAACTAGAGTTTCTGCTTGA
- the LOC123195907 gene encoding pentatricopeptide repeat-containing protein At3g12770 — protein sequence MALNLPPIRKISVIHRFISPYPLPAKILKLGSPAGPSFQLPAAQFEFLKQISSLSSSLYEADYYDEHRFHFPSFNPDSFYASLIDNSTHWRNLKQVHAQLLVSGLFKSGFLITKLVNGSSNLGEICYARQLFDEFIEPDVFLWNAIIRCYSRHNFFSEAVEMYCKMQVAWVSPDGFTLPLVLKACSGIPSREIGRRVHGQIIRHGFGLDVFVQNGLVAFYAKCGQIVQARIVFDRLLNRTVVSWTSIISGCAQNAQPMEALRIFSQMRKMNVEPDWITLVSILRAYTDVENLDQGKSLHGFVIKLGLELEPDLLISLTAMYAKCGQVTIARSLFDKVKIPNLILWNAMISGYTKNGYAEEAIELFRQMASKNIRTDSITVSSAILACAQVGSLELAKWMKDYISKSEYKNDIIANTALIDMYAKCGSVDLARQVFDRTNDKDIVTWSAMIMGYGLHGRGQEAINLYHAMRKSGVHPNDVTFVGLLTACNHSGLVEEGWKIFHCMRDYGIEPRHQHYACVVDLLGRAGHLTQAYDFIMNMPIEPGTSVWGALLSACKIHRHVTLGEYAAKRLFSLDPYNTGHYVQLSNLYASARLWDHVSKLRVLMKEKGLTKDLGYSLIEINGKLEAFRVGDKSHPRYKEILEEVEILERRLKEVGFVPHTESVLHDLNCEETEETLCNHSERIAIAYGLISTAPGTTLRITKNLRACVNCHAATKFISKLVNRGIIVRDANRFHHFKDGICSCGDYW from the coding sequence ATGGCTCTAAATCTTCCTCCCATTAGAAAAATTTCAGTCATTCACCGTTTCATTTCTCCGTATCCTCTTCCCGCAAAAATCCTAAAGTTGGGTTCGCCAGCCGGACCATCATTTCAACTGCCCGCAGCCCAGTTCGAATTTCTCAAACAGATTTCTTCTCTATCATCGTCCCTTTACGAAGCCGACTATTACGACGAACACCGCTTCCATTTCCCCAGTTTCAATCCTGACTCGTTTTATGCATCTCTTATCGATAATTCAACCCATTGGAGAAACTTAAAGCAAGTTCATGCCCAGTTGCTGGTATCTGGATTGTTCAAAAGTggttttttaattacaaaacttGTTAACGGGAGCTCAAATCTTGGAGAAATTTGCTATGCGAGACAACTGTTCGATGAATTTATTGAACCAGATGTCTTTTTGTGGAATGCTATTATTAGGTGCTATTCCAGGCACAATTTCTTTAGTGAAGCTGTTGAAATGTATTGTAAAATGCAAGTGGCGTGGGTCAGTCCTGATGGCTTTACTCTGCCGCTTGTGCTCAAAGCTTGCAGTGGCATCCCTTCGCGTGAAATAGGTCGAAGAGTACATGGGCAGATAATTAGGCATGGGTTTGGATTGGATGTGTTTGTGCAGAATGGTCTTGTGGCATTTTATGCTAAATGCGGCCAAATTGTGCAGGCCAGGATTGTGTTTGATCGGTTGCTTAATAGAACCGTTGTTTCTTGGACTTCAATCATTTCTGGTTGTGCGCAGAACGCCCAGCCGATGGAAGCTCTTAGAATCTTTAGTCAAATGAGGAAAATGAATGTGGAACCTGACTGGATCACTCTTGTGAGTATTTTGAGAGCCTACACTGATGTAGAAAACTTGGATCAAGGGAAATCTCTTCATGGTTTTGTGATTAAATTAGGTCTTGAACTTGAACCTGATTTACTTATTTCACTTACAGCcatgtatgcaaaatgtggGCAAGTGACAATTGCAAGATCATTGTTCGATAAGGTGAAGattccaaatttaattttgtggaATGCTATGATTTCTGGTTACACCAAGAATGGTTATGCAGAGGAAGCCATAGAGTTATTCCGTCAGATGGCATCTAAGAATATAAGAACTGATTCTATCACTGTTAGTTCTGCTATTTTAGCTTGTGCTCAAGTGGGATCACTTGAGTTAGCAAAATGGATGAAGGATTATATCAGCAAAAGTgagtataaaaatgatattattgctAATACTGCCCTCATTgatatgtatgcaaaatgtggAAGTGTAGATTTGGCTCGCCAGGTTTTTGATAGAACAAATGATAAGGACATTGTTACGTGGAGTGCAATGATCATGGGATATGGATTGCATGGTCGAGGCCAAGAAGCAATTAATCTTTACCATGCGATGAGGAAATCTGGGGTTCACCCAAATGATGTCACATTTGTCGGTCTCCTCACAGCGTGCAACCATTCAGGTCTTGTAGAAGAAGGATGGAAGATTTTCCATTGCATGAGAGATTATGGGATTGAGCCTCGCCACCAGCATTATGCTTGTGTCGTTGATCTTCTTGGTCGTGCAGGCCACTTGACTCAGgcttatgattttattatgaaCATGCCTATTGAACCTGGAACTTCTGTATGGGGGGCACTTCTGAGTGCTTGCAAGATCCACCGCCATGTCACATTGGGAGAATATGCTGCAAAACGTCTTTTCTCATTAGACCCATACAATACAGGGCATTATGTGCAGCTATCAAATCTCTATGCTTCTGCTCGCTTGTGGGATCATGTTTCAAAGTTACGAGTATTGATGAAGGAAAAGGGACTAACTAAAGATCTGGGCTACAGTTTAATTGAGATTAATGGAAAGCTTGAGGCATTTAGAGTTGGAGATAAGTCACATCCAAGATACAAGGAGATTCTTGAGGAAGTTGAGATATTGGAGAGAAGGCTGAAGGAAGTTGGATTTGTTCCACATACAGAATCTGTTTTGCATGATTTGAACTGTGAAGAGACAGAGGAGACACTTTGTAATCACAGCGAGAGGATAGCAATTGCTTATGGGCTCATTAGTACTGCTCCTGGAACTACTCTTAGGATAACAAAGAATCTGCGGGCATGTGTAAACTGCCATGCGGCTACTAAGTTTATATCAAAGCTAGTAAACAGGGGCATTATTGTAAGGGATGCAAATcgttttcatcattttaaggaTGGAATTTGTTCTTGTGGAGATTACTGGTGA
- the LOC123195974 gene encoding indole-3-acetic acid-amido synthetase GH3.6-like, with translation MPEAPENSLKGIDDHDSLISDQNKKAIQFIENVTSHADEVQERVLTEILSRSANVEYLKRHGLNGHVDRETFKQTMPVVVYEDLKPDIDRIANGDTSPILCSQPISEFLTSSGTSGGERKLMPTIQEELGRRALLYSLLMPVMDQFVPGLDKGKGMYFLFIKAEAKTPGGLAARPVLTSYYKSSYFKDRPYDPYTNYTSPNETILCQDSYQSMYSQLLCGLYLNNQVLRVGAVFASGFIRAIRFLEKHWPLLCNDIRTGTIDPKITDPSVREAVSKILKPNPKLADFIEAECGKESWTGIITRLWPNTRYIDVIVTGTMSQYIPILDNYSNGLPTVCTMYASSECYFGLNLSPMCKPSEVAYTIIPTMAYFEFLPVNRNNDGFITRPTSLNEKEFGEQLVDLVDVKLGQEYELVVTTYAGLYRYRVGDILKVAGFKNKAPQFNFVCRKNVVLSIDSDKTDEVELQNAVKNGASHLSSFDASLIEYTSYADTSNIPGHYVLYWEVSHKSEIPPSVFEDCCLTIEESLNSVYRQGRVSDKSIGPLEIKTVESGTFDKLMDFALSRGASINQYKTPRCVKYAPIIELLNSRVVSSYFSPKCPKWAPGHKLWSSEN, from the exons ATGCCAGAAGCTCCTGAAAACTCTCTCAAGGGAATTGATGATCACGATAGTTTGATTTCTGATCAAAACAAGAAAGCAATTCAGTTTATTGAGAATGTTACAAGTCATGCTGATGAAGTGCAAGAGCGTGTTCTTACTGAAATCCTTTCTCGTAGTGCAAATGTTGAGTACTTGAAACGGCACGGCCTTAATGGGCATGTAGACAGAGAAACTTTCAAACAAACGATGCCTGTTGTGGTTTATGAAGATCTCAAGCCCGATATTGACCGTATTGCCAATGGCGATACTTCTCCAATTCTTTGCTCACAACCTATATCAGAGTTCTTGACTAG CTCAGGGACATCTGGTGGAGAGAGGAAACTGATGCCTACAATCCAAGAGGAGCTGGGGAGAAGAGCGTTGCTTTATAGCCTTTTGATGCCGGTAATGGACCAGTTTGTTCCTGGTTTGgacaaagggaaagggatgtaCTTTTTGTTCATAAAAGCTGAAGCTAAGACCCCAGGAGGACTTGCAGCTCGTCCAGTTTTAACCAGTTATTACAAAAGCTCATATTTTAAGGACAGGCCTTATGATCCATACACCAACTACACTAGCCCAAACGAAACCATTCTCTGCCAAGATTCTTACCAGAGTATGTATTCTCAGTTGCTTTGTGGCCTTTATCTAAACAATCAAGTCCTTCGTGTTGGTGCTGTTTTTGCTTCTGGCTTTATTCGAGCCATCCGATTCCTCGAAAAGCACTGGCCTCTTCTTTGTAATGATATTAGAACAGGAACCATAGACCCCAAAATCACTGATCCATCAGTAAGAGAGGCTGTCTCAAAAATTCTCAAACCAAACCCCAAGCTTGCTGATTTTATCGAAGCAGAATGTGGTAAAGAGTCATGGACAGGAATAATAACAAGGTTATGGCCTAACACTAGGTATATTGATGTTATTGTGACTGGAACCATGTCTCAGTATATTCCTATACTTGATAATTATAGCAATGGCCTTCCCACTGTTTGCACCATGTATGCTTCTTCAGAGTGCTACTTTGGCCTTAACCTTAGTCCTATGTGCAAGCCAAGTGAAGTGGCCTATACCATCATCCCCACCATGGCGTATTTTGAGTTCTTGCCTGTCAACAGAAATAATGACGGATTCATCACTCGCCCAACATCTCTCAATGAGAAAGAATTTGGTGAACAATTGGTTGACCTCGTCGATGTTAAACTGGGACAAGAATATGAGCTTGTGGTAACCACTTATGCTG GGCTTTACCGATATCGTGTTGGAGACATACTCAAAGTGGCCGGATTCAAGAACAAAGCCCCTCAATTCAACTTTGTATGCcgaaaaaatgttgttttgagCATTGATTCTGATAAAACAGACGAAGTAGAGCTACAAAATGCAGTGAAGAACGGGGCAAGCCATCTCTCTTCATTTGACGCATCTCTCATAGAATATACAAGCTATGCTGACACATCAAACATCCCTGGTCACTATGTGCTATATTGGGAAGTTAGCCATAAAAGCGAAATTCCCCCTTCAGTCTTTGAGGATTGTTGCCTCACCATCGAAGAATCTCTGAACAGCGTCTACCGCCAAGGCCGAGTTTCAGATAAGTCAATTGGCCCTCTGGAAATCAAGACCGTTGAAAGTGGGACATTTGACAAGCTCATGGACTTTGCTCTCAGTCGGGGTGCATCAATAAACCAGTACAAGACACCACGGTGTGTAAAATATGCACCCATTATTGAACTTTTGAACTCGAGGGTTGTGTCAAGTTACTTTAGCCCTAAATGCCCGAAATGGGCGCCGGGTCATAAGCTTTGGAGCTCTGAGAATTGA